One genomic window of Solea solea chromosome 12, fSolSol10.1, whole genome shotgun sequence includes the following:
- the zgc:123278 gene encoding tumor susceptibility gene 101 protein, which translates to MSYYEDTIEKMLPKTYLRKHVAHEVFVVMAHFRALVPTMDKYMYNDGTSKDLMSLTGTLPVVFKDNTYHMPICLWLEESYPQTAPICYVRPTRKMMIVRGKHVSSSGRVHLPYLEEWKNDKCDLVSLLQVMAVMFGDFPPLCMRPHSEPEQASCRLQFHRQVEVLSRTDGSFYMSLTREDGQPFQQNNETNC; encoded by the exons ATGTCGTACTATGAGGACACGATTGAGAAAATGCTCCCTAAG acatatcTGCGCAAACATGTGGCTCATGAAGTGTTTGTTGTCATGGCCCACTTCAGAGCACTTGTGCCCACAATGGATAAATACA TGTACAATGACGGAACCTCAAAGGACTTGATGAGTCTGACTGGAACCCTTCCTGTTGTGTTTAAAG ACAACACCTACCACATGCCAATATGCCTGTGGCTTGAGGAAAGCTACCCTCAGACTGCTCCCATCTGCTACGTCAGGCCCACACGTAAGATGATGATCGTCAGAGGGAAGCACGTCTCCAGCAGTGGCAGGGTTCACCTGCCTTACCTGGAGGAGTGGAAGAAT GACAAGTGTGACCTAGTTAGTCTTCTGCAGGTGATGGCTGTGATGTTCGGAGACTTTCCTCCACTGTGCATGCGGCCTCATTCAGAGCCTGAACAAGCCTCAT gTCGGCTACAGTTCCACAGACAAGTCGAGGTGCTTTCACGGACAGATGGAAGTTTCTACATGTCTCTAACCAGAGAAGATGGTCAACCTTTCCAGCAGAATAATGAAACCAACTGTTAG